In one window of Acidobacteriota bacterium DNA:
- a CDS encoding CoA-binding protein, with product MPNTIQTILETCKTLAVVGLSSKPSRASYGVSSYMQSHGYRIIPVNPYEDSVLGEKCFSALEDVPGSFDAVVIFRRPEFVPQIVESAIRKGARVIWMQEGVQHEDAARRAREAGLEVVQNRCILKEYARHFVSEGI from the coding sequence ATGCCGAACACGATTCAAACCATTCTGGAAACCTGCAAGACGCTTGCCGTTGTCGGCCTGTCTTCCAAACCTTCGCGGGCCAGTTACGGCGTTAGCTCTTACATGCAATCGCACGGCTACCGCATCATTCCTGTCAACCCCTACGAAGATTCTGTGCTGGGTGAAAAATGTTTTTCGGCGCTCGAAGACGTTCCTGGAAGCTTTGACGCCGTCGTGATCTTCCGACGCCCGGAATTTGTGCCCCAAATTGTTGAAAGTGCGATCCGCAAAGGTGCCCGAGTCATCTGGATGCAGGAAGGCGTCCAGCATGAGGACGCCGCCAGGCGCGCCCGCGAAGCTGGCCTGGAAGTTGTCCAGAACCGCTGCATCCTCAAAGAATACGCCAGGCACTTCGTCAGCGAAGGAATTTGA